cgtaactgcactttattagatatggtgcgatgtatgatgtctcttactgacttaccgctatcgttttgggttatgctttagagacggatgcattcacgttaaatagggcaccatctaaatctgttgagacgacaccttatgaactgtggtttggcaagaaacccaagttgtcgtttcttaaagtttggggctgtgacgcttatgtgaaaaagcttcaacctgataagctcgaacccaaatcggagaaatgtgtcttcataggatacccaaaggagactgatgggtacaccttctatcacagatctgaaggcaagacattcgttgctaagatggatcctttctagagaaggagtttctctcaaaagaagtgagtgggaggaaagtataacttgatgaggtaactgtacctgctcccttattggaaagtagttcatcacataaatcagttcttgtgactcctacaccaaatagtgaggaagctgatgatgatgatcatgtaaactcAGATAAAGTTGCtacggaacctcgtaggtcaaccagagtaagatctgcaccagagtggtacggtaatccggttctggaggtcatgttacttgaccatgacgaacctatgaactatgaggaagcgatgatgagcctagattccgtgaaatggcttgaggccatgaaacctgagatgggatccatgtatgagaacaaagtgtggactttggttgacttgcccgttgatccgcaagccatagagaataaatggatcttcaagaagaagactgacgctgacggtaatgttactgtctacaaagttggactttttgtgaaaggttttcgacaagttcaaggagttgactacgatgggaccttctcacccatagcgatgcttaagtccgtctgaatcatgttagcaattgctgcattttatgattatgaaatttggcaaatggaagtaaaaattgcattcctgaatggatttctggaagaagagttgtatatgatgcaaccagaaggttttatcgatccaaaggatactaacaaagtgtgcaagctccagcgatccatttatggactggtgcaagcatctcggagttgaaataaacgttttgatagtgtgatcaaagcatatggttttatacagacttttggagaagcctgtatttagaagaaagtgagtgggagctctgtagcatttctaatattatatgtggatgacatatgttgattggaaatgatatagaatttctggatagcataaaaggatacttgaacaagagtttttcaatgaaagacctaggtgaagctgcttatatattgggcatcaagatctatagagatagatcaagacgcttaattggactttcacaaagcacataccttgataaagttttaaagatgttcaaaatggatcaagcaaagaaagggttcttgcctgtgttacaaggtgtgaagttgagtcagactcaatgcccgaccactgcagaagatagagagaaaatgaaagttattccctatgcttcagccataggttctatcatgtatgcaatgatgtgtaccagacctgatgtgtgccttgctattagtttagcagggaggtaccagagtaatccaggagtggatcactggacagcggtcaaaaacatcctgaaatacctcaagaggactaaggatatgtttgtcatttatggaggtgacaaagagctcgtcataaagggttacgtcgatgcaagctttgacacggatccggatgactctaagtcacaaaccggatacgtatttatattgaacagtggagctgccagttggtgtagttccaagcaaagcattgtggcgggatctacgcatgaagcggagtacatagctgcttcggaagcagcaaatgaaggagtctggaggaAGGAGTTCATatgcaatctaggtgtcatacctagtgcatcgggtccaatgaattttttttgtgacaatactgatgcaattgccttggcaaaggaatccagatttcacaagagaaccaagcacatcaagagacacttcaattccatccgcggtcaagtcaaggagggagacatagatattttcaagagacatacggatctgaatgttgcagacccgttgactaagcctctctcacgagcaaaacatgattagcaccaaggctccatgggtgttagaatcattgttgtgtaatctagattattgactctagtgcaagtgggagaccgaaggaaatatgccctagaggcaataataaagttgttatttatatttccttatatcatgataaatgtttattattcatgctagaattgtattaaccggaaacttagtacatgtgtgaatacatagacaaatagagtgtcactagtatgcctctacttgactagctcgttgaatcaaagatggttaagtttcctagccatagacatgagttgtcatttgattgacgggatgacatcattagagaatgatgtgattgacttgacccatccgttagcttagcacgatgatcgtttagtttgttgctattgctttcttcatgacttatacatgttcttatgactatgagattatgcaactcccgaataccgcaggaacacttagtgtgctatcaaacgtcacaacgtaactgggtgattataaagatgctctacaggtgtctccgatggtgtttgttgagttggcatagatcgagattaggatttgtcactccgattgtcggagaggtatctctaggccctcttggtaatgcacatcactataagccttgcaaggaatgtgactaataagttagttacgggatgatgcattatggaacgagtaaagagacttgccggtaacgagattgaactaggtattgagatatcgacgatcgaatctcgagcaagtaacataccgatgacaaagggaacaacgtatgtttttatgcggtttgaccgataaagatcttcgtagaatatgtaggagccaatatgagcatccaggttccgctattggttattgaccggagaagtgtcttggtcatctctacatagttctcgaacccgtagggttcgcacgcttaacgttcgatgactatcggtattatgagtttatgtgctttgatgtaccgaaggtagttcggagtcccggatgtgatcacggacatgacgaggagtctcgaaatggtcgagacataaatattgatatattggacgactatattcggacaccggaaatgttccggagaagtttcggataaaaccggagtgctggagggttaccggaaccccccggggcaactaatgggccacatgggccttagtggagagagaggggcggctagggcaggccgtgcgccccatcccccttgggtccgaattggactatggaAGGGGGGTgcagcgccccccttttccttctccctctctccctctccatccttccccctctctttccttgttggaaacctactaggaataggattcttGGTAGGAATCCctcttgggggcgcgccctaggggccggccggcctcccccttgctcctttatatacgggggcagggggcaccctagaacatagAAGTTGacatttgtcttagccgtgtgcggtgcccccctccacagatttccacctcggtcatatcgttgtaatgcttaggcgaagccctgcgtcggtaacttcatcatcaccgtcatcacgccgtcgtgctgacgaaactctccctcggcatcagctggatcaagagtacgagggacgtcactgagctgaacgtgtgcagatcgcggaggtgtcgtgcgttcggtacttgatcggttagatcgcgaagacgttcgactacatcaaccgcgttacttaacgcttccgctttcggtctacgagggtacgtggacacactctcccgctcgttgctatgcatcacatagatagatcttgcgtgatcgtaggtaaagtttttgaaatactgcgttccccaacacccacctagcatggaagatactgacagcccccagtCGTTACATGAGCGAtgtgggcatacaaaacagattatcatttgaaggtttagaatttggcacatgcaaatttacttggaacggcaggtaaataccgcatataggtaggtaatggtggactcatttggaacaactttgggtttaaggaagtggatacacaagcaatattcccgcttagtacaagtaaaggctagcaaaaagattgagaagcagtaTTCTCGCGATCTAGTGCTGAGGCCGAGTATCATGGTGTGGCCAATGCCGTTGCTGAGTGCACGTGGCTTCGGCAGCTTCTTCATGAGCTTGGTTATCCTGTTCACAAAGCCATTGTGGTCTATTGCGACAACGTCTCTGCGGTCTACCTCTTCGCCAACCCGGCTCATCATCgtcggaccaagcatattgagttggatattcatttcGTTCGCGAGCAGGTTGCTCTTGGGAAGATTCTAGTTCTTCATGTTCCCACGACGCATCAATTCGCCGACATCATGACCAAAGGCTTGCCGACGTCCATCTTTGAGGAGTTCCGGTTCAGTCTTTGCATCGCCAGGCATGACGCTTCGACTGCGCGCGGGGGAGGAGGATTGTATTTATTCCGTGTGTATACGTACATGTATTCGGTATAGTTGTCCCGCTTGTATCCCAAGTCTGTTCTCCGTGTAAGTGTTATATATGGGCACCCATGAGGTGAATACAATTCCCTTGCATCAAATATTTGTTCTACAGGTTGgacggttttttttttgaaaaaacgatGGGATGTAAAAACCTGCGTGATGGGACGTGGGATGAAATAAATCAGACGATAATAAAACCAATGTATCAGACTACCAACTGAGATTTTAGGAGTGGAGAAAAGAGAAAGGACGATGGGAGATCCTAACTTGGTTGTCGGTTGCTAAGGCAGGTAATTATGCAGCACATACATTGAGTATATGTTGGTGTATACCTACCAAGAAATAATGTGCGATACTGTCTGAACATCACTATATATATACAAGTATCAAAAGTTATCACCAGTCTCTTGCGCTTTGGTTTGCCAATTCTTGAAGGAACGCGCAAAAAAGTAAAGAAGCAGCAAGAGAAAGTAAGCTGTAGGGGAGACAAGCCAAAAATGAAAGAGAAAAGTGGTAGTGGTAAATTAGTACACTACTGAAGAGAAATCTTCTATAGGAAtaggagaagttggggaagaatCAACTGTTTGCGTGCAGAGTTAGGAAATGGCGTTCCAGCTTCGTCTAACCAATTGAATGTAAGGTGCAGAGTTAGGAAATCGCATCGGTTATAGTCGACGACTGGTGGGTTTAGTAGTTGCGCAATGCGCAGAGGTCAGGAGAGTGGTCGACTCTGCCCGGCATTACGCACGTGGCAGACGTCCTCGCCCAGCAGAGCTCGGGAGTCGGGACCCTGGAGCGTGCTCGACGATGTCCACCGCAACCCCTCGGCTCTGCAGTCCAGATGGATAATGTGTACTATTTGTTAGgaattaattaattaggttaattaactatTAATCACTGCTATGTCGGTGCCACTTTTGGCAACTGCCTCCTTTTGTAACCGCCTTGTAAACTGGGTATAAATACCCCAATCTTCAATCAATAGAATAACTGTTCATTCCCATCATTcgctcctccctccctctctcgctTTACTTTAACACGTTATCAGCACGCCTCTTCCAGAGAGCAAATAGGCCAAGAACTCGACGGCATCAGCGTCCCTGGCCATCGGCCTGATACACGGCTGTGGCGGCGACTCCCTCCGGCGCCAGGGAAACAAGGACCCTCGGCCTCGACAGCCCTCCAGGCTCCAGCGGCGCATCGGCGCAACGACGCTCCCCTCGGCCTGGCTCCTCTCGGCACGAACGCCTAAAACAGCCATAAGAGAAATCGATCAGGAAACACTAATTCCATTTAGTAATTAAGTATTTGTTTTCTTCCCGTGATCTCGAAATTAACTGCATTTTCTGCACCACATAGTGCATCGCTTCATCCGAGCATGTGAGCATGGCGAGATGAATAGGTGGCTGAAGCATCAACCGGAAGAAATCCTTGATCAGGAAGAGAAAGCTTCAATCAAGAACGTATCATCCAGTcatgcaaagggaagaagaaggtacCATGTCTTTTTCTAATTTCTTGAACTGGAACTAGCGGCCACTGCTGCTCGCCGTCTCGCCGTCTCGCCATCACTGTAGCGGCAACAACCTCGTCGAGGACGCTCGCAGAAGCATCAGTCCTCCGGGCGCGGCAGACACCACAGCCACGACACGCCGCTCCTCCGAGCGGCCCTCGGCCCAGCTCTCCACAGCGCAGCCGCATCACGTGGTGGAGGTGGCCCGCGCTCAAGTCCGAGCAACGGCGGCGTCCTCGCGTACAAGGTTTGGTGGCGCCTGTATCCTCTCCCTGGCCCGGCGAGCCCTCGTGTCCGCCGCCGACGGCGGTAATTTTCCCCTCAGGAACCGCACGAGAAGAAGATTGGGGCAACCTTATCCATTCTGGCGATTTTCAGTTCGGTTCTCCAACTTCTTAGTATTCACATATTAGTATCTATAGTACATCTTCAGGCCACAGACTTTACTGTACTTTACGTCTGTGCAACTGGGATTTCTGAAATAATTTTTCAGGCCCTAACAACTACAGATTAGCCCAACATACTTTCTTCTTGGATCCTCAGATCTAATTATTATGGAGTTCAATCTATGTATCGTATTTACTATATGTAAATGATTATTCTAGACAAATTTTCTAGAATCTGTTACATGTTAAATCTGTTTGTTTTTCAAGCAATCCATATAACATGTTTATTTTAGTGAAACAATTATGTTTTGCAATTTAATTTGTTTCTCTATCTTGCAAATCTTGACGTAAATTCGAAACAAGGATTACGAGGTGTCATACTTAATATGACTACATAAAAAAATTGTGAATCACAAGGTATTGATGGCATCTACTGCACAATTTGCAGATTATCCATCACTACTATGAGGTCTACGTCTTGTCATTTTGATAGGATGACTACCTTCGATGTGTTCTTCCAAATATAAATGTGACTAGCCCAAATTTTATTTGTGAATCACAATGTATTGGTGGCATCTACTGCACCA
The sequence above is a segment of the Triticum dicoccoides isolate Atlit2015 ecotype Zavitan chromosome 1A, WEW_v2.0, whole genome shotgun sequence genome. Coding sequences within it:
- the LOC119278097 gene encoding uncharacterized protein LOC119278097, which gives rise to MRLRCGELGRGPLGGAACRGCGVCRARRTDASASVLDEVVAATVMARRRDGEQQWPLVPVQEIRKRHGVRAERSQAEGSVVAPMRRWSLEGCRGRGSLFPWRRRESPPQPCIRPMARDADAVEFLAYLLSGRGVLITC